From Pseudorca crassidens isolate mPseCra1 chromosome 15, mPseCra1.hap1, whole genome shotgun sequence, one genomic window encodes:
- the PTCD1 gene encoding pentatricopeptide repeat-containing protein 1, mitochondrial isoform X3: MDLVRLSRLFYGPCPMGLAILHHLDPLRARWAGGREGPMWPRAAGLIRLAPAAFNSSLSRLSLGPRSQKNTGSLSSDPGQPSPMATQEEGEEESFGTLSDKYSSRRMFHKSTAQLYNLRLKEQSGEEDEEGGLQPESRQGPRNTPCWYFFQCKRLIKEGKLAEALDLFERQMLKEERLQPLECNYTVLIGGCGRAGYLRKAFQLYNDMKKRDLEPSDATYTALFNVCAESPWKDSALQSALKLRQQLQARNFQLNLKTYHSLLKMAAMCADLRMCLDVFKEIIQKGHAVTEETFSYLLMGCIQDKKTGFRYALQVWRQMLSLGLRPSRHGYNLLLGAARDCGLGDPEVASAVLLRPREEMVLLQPPAGGRQARRRDGVGADDSLSARLHVEALERQLFLEPSQALEGPLEPQEARARGKAQPGVETKVEPDHAVAPAAPVPPPWGLETNLLTPGAVSSAVVSFGTVTTPADRLALMGGLEGFLGKMAEHGLRPDIKTLTLLAEVVEPGTSAESSLLTVLDAQQVEADLTFFNTLMRRKSKLGDLEGAKALLPVLAKRGIVPNLQTFCSLAIGCHRPGDGLQLLADMRKSQMTPSAHIYSTLINAAVKKLDYAYLIDILKDMRRNRVPVNEVVIRQLEFAAQYPPTFDRYKGRNTYLEKIDGFRAYYKQWLKVMPAEETPHPWQKFRTKPKGDQDTVTVADVDRGPGGRSKTLV, from the exons ATGGACCTCGTGAGACTCTCGCGGCTCTTCTACGGCCCCTGCCCCATGGGATTGGCCATCCTGCACCACCTTGACCCCCTCAGAGCCAGGTGGGCcggaggcagggaggggcccaTGTGGCCGAGGGCCGCAGGGCTGATTCGGCTAGCGCCAGCAGCCTTCAACAGCTCCCTCTCTCGGCTGTCCCTCGGCCCGCGGAGCCAGAAGAACACAGGCAGCCTGAGCTCTGACCCAGGCCAGCCCAGCCCCATGGCCAcgcaggaggaaggggaggaggagagcttTGGGACCCTTTCCGACAAATACTCCtcccggagaatgttccacaAATCGACGGCCCAGTTGTATAACCTGCGGCTCAAGGAACAGAGTGGTGAAGAAGATGAGGAAGGGGGGCTGCAGCCAGAATCACGGCAGGGCCCAAGAAACACCCCTTGCTGGTACTTCTTTCAGTGCAAACGCCTGATCAAGGAAGGAAAG CTGGCCGAGGCCCTGGACCTGTTTGAGAGACAGATGCTGAAGGAGGAGCGACTCCAGCCCCTTGAGTGCAACTACACTGTGCTGATCGGGGGCTGCGGGCGGGCTGGCTACCTGAGGAAGGCCTTCCAGCTCTACAATGAC ATGAAGAAGCGAGACCTGGAGCCCTCAGATGCCACCTACACAGCCCTGTTCAACGTCTGCGCTGAGTCCCCCTGGAAGGACTCTGCTCTGCAGAGTGCCTTGAAGTTACGGCAGCAGCTTCAGGCCAGAAACTTCCAGCTCAACTTGAAAACGTACCACTCCCTGCTGAAGATGGCCGCCATGTGCGCAGACCTCAGGATGTGCCTCGATGTGTTTAAG GAAATCATCCAGAAAGGACATGCGGTCACAGAGGAGACCTTCAGTTACCTGCTCATGGGCTGCATCCAGGACAAGAAAACGGGTTTCCGATATGCCCTGCAG GTGTGGAGGCAGATGCTGAGCCTGGGGCTCCGGCCAAGCCGGCACGGCTACAACCTGCTGTTGGGGGCAGCTCGGGACTGCGGCCTGGGGGACCCGGAGGTGGCCTCGGCGGTGctcctgaggcccagggaggagatGGTCCTGCTCCAGCCCCCGGCAGGTGGGCGGCAGGCAAGGAGGAGAGACGGGGTCGGGGCGGACGATAGCCTGTCAGCCAGGCTGCACGTGGAGGCCCTGGAGAGGCAGCTGTTTCTAGAACCTTCTCAGGCACTTGAGGGGCCTCTGGAGCCTCAGGAGGCCAGAGCCCGCGGCAAGGCCCAGCCTGGGGTGGAAACCAAGGTGGAGCCTGACCACGCTGTGGCCCCTGCGGCCCCGGTGCCGCCTCCCTGGGGGCTGGAGACCAACCTCCTGACCCCCGGGGCGGTCTCCTCGGCTGTGGTCTCCTTTGGGACCGTGACCACTCCAGCCGACAGGCTGGCCTTGATGGGGGGCCTTGAGGGCTTCCTGGGAAAGatggcggagcatgggcttcgGCCCGACATCAAAACCCTCACGCTGTTGGCGGAGGTGGTGGAGCCCGGCACTTCCGCAGAGTCCTCGCTACTCACCGTCTTGGACGCGCAGCAAGTGGAGGCCGACCTGACCTTCTTCAACACGCTGATGAGGAGGAAGAGCAAGCTGGGCGACCTGGAGGGGGCGAAG GCACTGCTGCCAGTCCTGGCAAAGAGGGGAATCGTCCCTAACCTGCAGACATTCTGCAGCCTGGCCATCGGGTGCCACAGGCCAGGGGATGGCCTGCAGCTGCTTGCAGACATGAGG AAATCCCAGATGACCCCCAGCGCCCACATCTACAGCACTCTCATCAACGCAGCCGTCAAGAAGCTGGACTACGCCTATCTCATCGACATCTTGAAGGACATGAGGCGGAACAGGGTCCCGGTGAATGAAGTGGTCATCCGCCAGCTGGAGTTCGCAGCCCAGTACCCACCCACCTTCGACCGG TACAAAGGGAGAAACACCTACTTGGAGAAGATTGATGGTTTCCGAGCTTATTATAAGCAGTGGCTGAAAGTGATGCCAGCAGAGGAAACCCCCCACCCGTGGCAGAAGTTCCGGACCAAACCAAAGGGAGACCAGGACACCGTCACTGTGGCCGATGTggacagaggccctgggggcag gAGCAAGACTCTGGTCTAA